Proteins encoded together in one Candidatus Paceibacterota bacterium window:
- the rpsT gene encoding 30S ribosomal protein S20 — protein sequence MAITSSAKKALRASKKKRVFNIHHRDAVSDVTKQIKKLVSQGNKGEAMKLLPKAYAELDKAAKTHFIKPNAASRKKSRLSALIKKIK from the coding sequence ATGGCAATCACATCTTCAGCAAAGAAGGCCCTCCGCGCATCGAAAAAGAAGCGCGTGTTCAATATCCATCACCGCGACGCGGTCTCTGACGTGACGAAGCAGATCAAGAAGCTCGTATCGCAGGGCAATAAGGGCGAGGCTATGAAGCTCCTCCCGAAGGCATACGCAGAACTCGACAAAGCCGCAAAGACCCATTTCATCAAGCCGAACGCGGCTTCGAGGAAAAAGTCCCGCCTCTCGGCTCTCATCAAGAAGATCAAATAG